In Lactiplantibacillus pentosus, the sequence AATGGTGTTAAAAAGCAGCCGATATTTGCACCAATCAGTAAACAAGTTGAACTCATAGTAACTGGTATTCTATGAATTTCAGCACTCTTTAGAAAAAGATACGGTCCAAAGATTGCAAACGACATTCCTCCGATGATAGCCCCTAAACCGGCTAAAAAGAAATTATCAGCAAAAGTCATTATTAAATAACCAATCGCCAACATGATCACTGAAGTTGGATTAAGATAATTTTTTAACCAAAGACTCAATTTACTAAATGTCATAGCAAAAACGCCGCTAAGTGCAAGCATAACTGTAAGAACAACACTAGCCTGTGAGCTGGTGGCAAGTTTCTTAGCAACAATTAAGCTAGAGAATTTAATACTAATACCATTATACAAGGACATGTAAATCATCATTCCAAATACCATTGCAAATAATAAAAAGCATGCTTTTGGTGTAACCTGGTATTCCGTTTTAGCCATTTTCGGACGTTTTTTAGCTACTGGAATAAAAACGTATCTCTTAAAAAAAAGTCCAATAAAAATTGCGATAACATACACTAGAAATGAGAAACGCCAATTAATCGACAAAAGTGCTCCAGAAAATAACGTCAGTCCTGCCGCACCAAAATTCTGGAATGCATTTTGATAACCAATCATTTTCTCTGATTCAGGTAAATTATAAAACAGATATATTAATGATACCGCAAGTGAGTTGTATAATCCTAGACCCAAGCCCAGGAATGCTCGACCAATTAAAATCATCCAATAGTTACTAATAAAGGCAGGAATGATTCCTCCAAATCCCGCTAACAAAAGACCTAGGATTACCGTGCTCTTTTCATGTATAAAGTGCACGATTAGCGGGCTTAGCAAGACACCAGCGACAACAAAAAAAGAAGAGATAGTAATTAGCAATTCAAAGTCCGTCTCTTTGAATCCCGGGAATGACTGTACCATGCTTGGTATAGACGCTGCGACAGCAGTAACAGATGTCAACATTAGAGAAACTGATAATAGTGCTAATTTGAAGACTCGAGAACTCGCTTTCAATTTTTTCCCACCAATCCGAATATGTTAATTCATAACGAGTATAATTTTAATTCTTAATTCGAACAATGTTCTATCCTCCATACATTCATGTCTATTCTACAGATAATTTAACTTGATAAACTTATTGCGCCATCATCCTAGTAATACCGACCGCCTTCCAAGTCATTTCTGAAAATAATACCGTAATCAGTAAATAACTGACCGTCTGGTTTTATTTTTTTACAGATTATTTCTAATACAAAAAGTGTTCTAAACTTCTCAAAAAACGAGAAGTTTAGAACACTCTTTTCCTTTTTCAGTCTATGCGGTGAACATCGTTTCCTGAGCTCATTAACGTCTTTCCATCGATCCATTTTTTGATGATTTTGATAATCCATATAGCAGACGCAGGAAATACAGTCGGTTATTTACAGCTTACTTTATTACGAACTAGTACCACGTGTACTGTTTATACCTAGACTCACTAAAGCTTCATAAACACCGGTTGACAGCGAACCCCAAAAAGCTGATGAACATTTCAGCAACGACACAACCTACAACTAAAGTGGGAATCCAAGTTGCAGCCTAGCCGCTCCAATTCATATATTAATCTACCGGCACAAAGACATGCTGTGGCAACGAATACAAGTAGCGTTGAATGACTTTTGTGTCACGATACATTGAATTCAATGCTTTGGCATACAACTTAACCTGACCAGCATAGCGTTGTTTGAGGTCGGCCGGTTGTTTGACGTGGTCCGTCTTATAATCAAACAAAATCAAGCCGTCGTCAGTCTCCAAATAGCCATCAATAATCCCATGAATTAAGACTTTGCCATCCTCTTGATCATCGACATCGAAAATTTGACGTGCCGGAATCAGCAACGAAAATGGCACTTCACGATGGACCTTATCAGGATGTGCGAGGATCTGTTCACCGAGGTCGCTCTGATAGAATGCGACCACCGTCTCAACAGCGATTCGGTCAGCGACGGGACTTGTCAGTACTCGTTTTGCCACCAAATCGTCAATCGTCGCCTGAACGGCTGCTTCGTCGACGGGTTTCGTCACGTCTAATTGTTCCATGACCAAGTGGGTCGCACTCCCAACTTCCGCACTGGTTGGTGCCTGTGTCGTCTGTAGGAACTGTGGCAAGTCTAGTGAACCCGTCACGTAGCGTGAGGTTGGTCGAACGCGTTGCCGACTGACCGTTGGATTTGCGTTCATCAACGGCGTGTCAGGATCTTCAAAGATTCGTTTGACTTCCGATACCGACTGATAGGCTGTCGTTGTTGTCGATGCCTGGTGTGGATAATGGAAATTCAACAACGCAGCGAGTTGCTCGCGCGTCGCATGATCGACATCAATGCTGACTTGTTGCTCGACTAACTGAACGGCATCTAATTGTTCATCGGTCGTTGTGGTCGTATCGTCAGCCGCAATCGTGGTCGCATCACCCAATTCGATGGCAAACTTGGTGGGATCTCCTGTCAATTCATAGCTCGGCCACTCGTCGCCCCAATAGTCGCGCATCGCAGGGTGACGAATCAGGGTCATCCCGACCCAGTCGAGTTGATTGGTGGTGGCAACGCGGGCTTGTGCACTGAGCACGCGGCCATCACTTGTGAACGCCTGCCGCCATTTTTCGGTTGCAGTATCAATATCCTTGATGGTTCCCACCAAATAGAGCTGTTGTTGTGCCCGCGTGATGGCCACGTATAACTTACGCATTTCTTCGGCACGCATCTTTTGGCTCACAACTTGCTTCGTCACAATTTGCGGCAACGTCGGGTATTTGACCCGTGTCTCAGGATCTAGATAAGTGATCCCGATTCCGGCTTGTCGGTCCAATAACGCACTGGACCGTGTGTCAGTCTGATTGAATTGCTTGTCCATATCCATGACAAAAATAACGGGATATTCCAACCCTTTACTCCCATGAATCGTCATGACACTAACAGCTTCGGCATCCGTCTCTGCCACCGCTGACGCTAAATCCTGATCCTTTTCTTGCATCCGGCGAATAAAACGAACGAATTGGAACAGGCCTTTAAAACTCCCCTGTTCATAACTGTACG encodes:
- a CDS encoding MFS transporter, producing MKASSRVFKLALLSVSLMLTSVTAVAASIPSMVQSFPGFKETDFELLITISSFFVVAGVLLSPLIVHFIHEKSTVILGLLLAGFGGIIPAFISNYWMILIGRAFLGLGLGLYNSLAVSLIYLFYNLPESEKMIGYQNAFQNFGAAGLTLFSGALLSINWRFSFLVYVIAIFIGLFFKRYVFIPVAKKRPKMAKTEYQVTPKACFLLFAMVFGMMIYMSLYNGISIKFSSLIVAKKLATSSQASVVLTVMLALSGVFAMTFSKLSLWLKNYLNPTSVIMLAIGYLIMTFADNFFLAGLGAIIGGMSFAIFGPYLFLKSAEIHRIPVTMSSTCLLIGANIGCFLTPFIFEMLGQLASKHIMAELTMACILICVCAITYLFITIVVNKINNKAA